AGGAATTTACTAAGTGCTTGATTATACTTAAAAGGTTCAACCAAGATTGTAAGTCCACCCTGAAGTCCAGGGAAGAGAgtcaggttttttctttttcacactCCAGGATTATATGATAATAGGCTTTTTAAAAGTGTTCTAATGATGAACCTATATCAGGGACacattggtaaatatttaacaactccaatttttaaaattgtatatagGACACCCTTTTATATTCcactgcattattaacattttccccatcactttattaagtctagaccataaacaaaataatagcccagatttgtagcatttgttaatttccaaaatataaatgcttaaaatgaaaatttagcaatCAGGTCAGCAGTTAGAGCTGGCTTCAGCACACCTTTGTATCCACATAAGTTTACTTGATAGGGAAATTTCTGAGTTAGAGACCACACTTCTGAAAGGCTAGGAATGAGGGGCTGGGATAAGAGAAGTGGGTTCTAGGATTGTCTGACCCCAAGAACTCAGAATCACTCAGGTATCTAAGAAATGTAAAATCAGCCTCACTAAGCTTAGTCTTCATGTTTACTTCTGGGAAGCCCTGGTTTCCTTCATACTTTATCTGAAGGGCTGCCTTCTTTATAAAGCCTTTGCTGATCCTCCAAGCTATTAGAGACTTTTCctgaaaaaaagttattgaattgATTTCGTATATACTAATCTATACGTATCTCCTCTGATAAAAATGTAACCGCCTTATGAGAAGGGATCATCCAGTTTCTGTCTTTGTACCCTAGTCACCAGCACACTATCTGGTACACAGCATATCCTTGGTACTCTGTTGATTGATAGGAACAGTGCAAATAGTCTGGTTCATTTAAATCACTTACCAGCATCTGAGGGGAAAGACATTGACATAGAATGTTACAGCTGGAAAATTATCCAATTCTCCCATTTTAGAGAGAAGGTCAAGGAGCAGATGAATTGAGTCCATGCTGCTTCTACTGCTTATGGGAAATCACAAATCCCCAAGGTCATAGCTAGAAAGAAGTTCCAAGTCCTTGGCTATTAGTAGCAGTGATTCACAACATTTCATCTTCAATATGCATCTGACTTCACCCCACATTTGAGGCATCCCACTTTTTGGTCCTTCTCTACTGCCTTGATGTGTCTATTCTGCTGAGCAGAAGTTCAGAAATtacatatctgtgtatgtgtgcctGTCAGTGTAAGTGAGCCCCGGTTGATGAGGGCAGTGGCCCCATTTACTGAATTTTCACCCAGCTGCAGCCCAGGGAATAATTAAGTATTTAATCAAGGCTTTGGCAAGAAAAGAATGACACTAATACCTTATATTTATGTTGTACTTTAGAATTTGCAAATCTTTTACATGCCctgacctcatttgatccttacaaaatcCTGGGTGTTAGAAATGACTAagataatttccctcattttataaataataaaactgagagAAGTCAGTATAGCTAGGGGTAGAGTTGGAACTCAAACATAATTTTCCTGACTTCCCAGCCCGTTTCTTTTCACTATATCACTTTTGTTAGTGATAGCTAGGGGATAAGCAGGAGACTGAAAGACCTTGAGAGGACTTCCAAAAAGAAATAGGAGCACTAGGTTGGGATAATTAGGAATCACCAGACAGAGAGTGTTGAGCAGCAATTAAAGGAGTGAAACACGTTGGAAACTCGAGGGATTGGTCAGGATGGCAGAAgagatgacaggaagaaaagggaggagtgaATTTCTCTTACTTCATACTTCTGTTGCTTAAACCTCTCCTGCAGGTCAAATTTCTCTGCCTCCAGATTATAGATCGTTTGCCATAGATCTTTAGCCTTCTCCCTGTGACAGAGGAAAGTAGGAGGCAGGGGAGACAGGAGGAAAGCAAGTCAGAACAATAGAGTCACTGAAGCCACTCCTGTGGACTCATTACCAAAGTTCCAAGATACCCAGAAGATTGTTACCACAACCCTAAGCCCTAAAGCAATCTTGCTCTGAAGTATCCCAACCCCTCCTTCCAGTCCTAGAGATATTGGGAATTTCTCTGGTCCTTGTTAAGGCTCCAACTGAGGGGGTCAATGAGCCAACACTTCCTACAAGATCATAGAAGGCTGAGCTAACTCCTTGGGTATAAGGTCCAAAGGGGGGCTTATTAAAGAATCTAAGGTGTAGGCTAACTCTGTAGTTATATGTCTCTTAGGGACCTCTAGGAGTGAGGCAGAGTAATAGCGGAAGGAGCCCTGACTTAAGTTGGTAGTGGTGATCACTACTAGGTCATAGATAGAAACTTATGGAATTTTTCAGCTCAAGAGGTCACATCACGCTGTCGCTATCAGCAGAGATCTGCGCCTTCACTTCAAGGGGTCAATGGACCCTGAAATGAACCTTCAAATTAAGTATTCCAAATATTTCACTCTTGTTCACTCTTCAGACCCAACAAGGGCCATGCATGGGATACTTCTGCCCTCTAGTGGTATTTGCTGAGATTGGTCCCTAACCAGCTAAATCTGCTCAGCCTTGAAACCAGGTCTCCATCCCTCTCACCTCAGCTGATCTTCATTTAGATGGTCAATAGCCAACACCTTCCTTCTCTCCGCCaagatcttctttttcttctctctttctgtctgcctTTTCCCAGTTTTTCGCTCTGTCTACAGTGAAGGAGATCAAGGAGGATGTTAAGGAAGGGACAAACTGTCATCCCCTGCCCATCCACTAATATCTATCCCACAGAAGCCCTAAGGATTGCAAAAGCTCCCCAACAATTCCCTTCTCGGACCCCAGGCTCTAGCTGGCACCCACGAGTCCTTGAAGAAGCTTAGACTTCCTAGAAAATTACTACTGAGAGGGGTCTCCTGAGTTTAATTTCTCTCCTGAACTTTAATTTCATCTGTGTAGATGCaagcaaatcatttcattccTCTGgacctccttttcctcttttacaaAATAAGGTGGTTGAACTAAATGGCTCCTGAAGCCCCTTTTCAGCTCTTAATCTGTGATGGCATTAATCTCAGATTTCTCTCTATTCCTGTTCACTTTTGCATCCCCCAGCTCTGgatctttccctttttataatccaTTAGATTTGGAACCCTTACGTCACATAATATCAGAACTTAAAGTGGCTTCAGAGGTTTCCTAGTCCAACCTATACCTAAATGAGGGTCTTCTCTAAAGTAACCCTGGCAAGCCGGTCCCTGCTTGAACAACTCAAAAAGCCATTACCTCCAGAAGAAGGGTCCTCAGGGGTCATTTAATATAATAACAACCTAAAATACCAGTCCCTTGGTTGTTAAGCTAACCCTGTCTGTCATTATCCTTTTGTGGTTCTTCAGCAGACTTGCTTTCTCTTTTAGGGAACCTTTCCAGATTTATGAAAGGACTTCAAATATTGAGACCTACCTGAGCTTGCTAGACCAggaaaccatgagagaaaaaccaagagagaaaaaTTCAGACATACAGGCAGAGACCCAAGGGAGAAGTGGGGAAGGGGTAggataggagagaaagagaaacacaaggaaagggagaggaggaaaggaaaaagcagcAAATGTTAACTATTGTCTGTCTATTATGATATAATCTCTGTAGGATGGGaatagggattcttttttttccagaaaaaaatagtGTAATTATATCTGGGGCATGGGGAACAGCATGGGAGGTTTCAGACTTTGGAAATTTGAGAGATAATTTCTCCTTACATTATGAAAAGTAGATAGCTACCTTCCCACCCCCTAGACACATGGGTTGGAATATTGGGacaagttccaattgatcagggACTTGGAATAAAGACTTGCCCCAAACTTTAGGGTACCTAAACATAGCCCTGTAGCATATATTGCTAAATCCTATTAATAAGTAAGTAAAACACGAGAATACGATGGGTGACAGCTTAAGGGAGGCAGTGCTACTTCTGGGATAAAATTTGGGGTCCTATTAAGTGCCTTTAGGTACCTCTTACTATCAATCCTACCAATGTGGGGAGGAATCAATAGAGCAATGGGGAAGACTTGGGTTTGCTACTATTGAACAGGGAGAAGTATCCCAGGAGATGCTAGAGCAGCTTCTAAGGGAATCAGGAAGGTTGGACACACTGGGTTGAGAGAGGGATCTCTGTTTAGGAGATGTCTCACACTTAGAAGTCTCGAAAGGGTAAGGTTTATAACCAGTAAATGGGAGATTCTTCCTGAATATCCAACATGAATCCTGTAGTCTAATCTTTACTCATGTATTCTATTGACATTTCCTCACTTATTACTAATGCCCTACTCAGGGACTGGGCCCCTGTCTCCATGACACATCCTTCCTACCTTCTGAATGTAACCACCAAAGTGCATCATATTGgagagagctttttttttccGAGCATCATCTTCAGCCTTCCTcctattctcttcctcctctcgtCGGGCTTTTTCTTCCTGTATTGATGTAAGGTGAAAGGGAATAGAGTGGGATGAGGAGTTAATAGAAAATCCAGGGAAAAGAAACCAGCTGTTGTCTTTGGGGAAAACGTTTGCCATTGAGTGGAAAGATACACAGTTTATAGAAGACCATAACTGGTCTGGGATAGtttctgaaaatttattttttgatatcgGTACAAATGTTGACATTTATTCTAGTTAAACCACTTGCCTAATATCATATGACTAGTAAATGGTTCAAATCTCCTTTTGCTGACTCCAGTCCCAGTAATCTTTCCAACATAGCACCACAGAAAGGGCTATGTTACCCCATTATGTTCTTCCCTCAACTATGAAACATAATCTCCAACTAAATCATCTTAGTCAAACACCcttatatagacatacatatatgtaaatacacacacacacacacacacacacacacacacacacatatatatatatatgtattgcatgTACCTAGTCAGTATGTATATTGACTCCCTCTTAAGAACATAAGATCTTCAAGGacagggactaattttttttacccttttttgcATTCCTAGCATAGTGCTTAGAATATAGTAACTGTTTAATTAACATATATAGTGGGATAGAGTAGAAATATTGTTTGATGTAGAATGAGGATACCTGGGTCctaatttcatctattttattaattgtgtgaaTTTGAATAAGTTATTATGATTACTAAagttcccctcctttttttttaaattctgtgacCTATGAGGCTTCTTTCCTATCCCAAACCTTAATGAATCAGGAATAACCAATTTTCCTTCCATGTAGAGTCTGGAGGGAGCTTGAATGAGGTTTGTGCATTCTGACCAGCACAGCCTGGTCAGAAACAATGTATTAGGGGGTATAACTTCTGTTGTTTCTTTGAATCGGGCACAAtaaaatggtggtggtggtggtgatgggtGGTAGGAACACCATGTATGAAAGCATTATTGGTCACTTACCGCCAAACGGTTCTGACGCTCCTTCTCCCGTTCACTCCGGATGCGCTGCTGTTCTGCTCTCTCAGCCCTCCGATTCTCCTACAAGGAAAAGAATTATGACCAATACgtaaaggggaagagagagagagagaaggaggagcttcttttcttttctttttaaaattttatttagcctTATTGCACTTTGAagatattgcattttttttacaatttgaaAGTTTGTGACCCTGTCATTTTTCTAACAGAAGTCTCTTTTCTCAAGAGCCATCAGGCAAGAATTGGGAAAATGTAATAAGAGCAAAATCCAACATAGAGCTGTCTGATCTCAATTTCACTTTCACCTTTCTAATCAATACTTGATCTAACTGCCTGATAATTAATATTCTTTATGATTGTATCATTTCACTCCTTGCTCAAGAAcctttaatattcattattacCTATAAAACCCAAAATTCTTAGCCTAGAATTCAAGTCCCTCCACAAACTGGCACCATCTTTCCAGctttactcagtttcctcatttgaaatttGGAAGGGTTGAATCAGATGGTCTCAAAGATTGCGTTCAGCTCCAGATCAATGATTATAAGTATCCCTCCCATTGGTTACCTTTTCTTACAATATTCTTTAAGTCTGAAATGGCTTCCACCCATCATCCTTCCTGATGAATTACCTGTCCTTCAGATCCCATCTCAAATCCCatttcctccatgaagccttcctagATACTCCTCATCAATAAAGAACCCTCCCAAACCAAGTGTTAGATGAGACCCAAGATGGGAGGGTTCTTTATTGATGAGGAGTATctaggaaggcttcatggaggaaatGGGATTTGAGATGGGATCTGAAGGACAGGTAATTCATCACAATAATTATTGATAGAAAGATCATATCCTTCTTATCGATTGTATGTGTCATGAAGTAGATGCTCTATTTCATTTAACCTTCACGTCTTTCTTAGCCCTAAATACAATGTTCTGTATACAACAGATAATTAAGAAATTCTTATTGAAGTTGTTAAAGCTTTGTCCCAAACTCCCAAGCTCCTACTCCATAATTGACCTCAGAAATAATAGCTGCACAGGACAATTTACTACTAGTCAAAGACCACCGGAAAAACACAGATAAGATTATTCCTGGGCAGACTTTTGGGCAGTAAAAAGAAGTGATGTCATAGGAAGAATGATAAAGTTAGGAAGTGttgagtttaaattctaattCAGTATTGCGTGGATGATGTGGGCAAAGTCATTTGATCTTGCCAGGCAtccctttcctcatctaaaataaaGAAGATATGCCAAACGACCTCTGAGGTCATCTATATCTTCCTCTACATCTATAAGCCTATGTGTATTGATTCCATAAATACAGATAGTAAATaggggtgtatatgtgtgtgtgtgtttgtaagcatgtgtgtgtgtgtgtgtgtgtgtgaattaacCAGTTTATATGTTATCTATAAAATAGcagaggaaagtagaaaatgaGCCTTTGAGTCAGGAAGTACCAGTTCAAATATTGCTTCTGACACACTGGTATCATCATCAGTGTGATCCTGGTTCCTTGAGTTCTCTGTGCTCTGAGAAACTCTCTAAAAAGAAAAGGTGCTGAGTAGTTGGTGCTGagcagagggaatttcctcacaaGGAACTCCCTAGAGCAGTGAAGTCAcaagtatgttaaaaaaaaaaaaaaaaaaaaaaaaaaaaaaaaaaaaagaacatttaaaactatcttttatACACCAGGACTAAGTCACAGCTGTTCTTTCTATCATCTAACAAGTGAATTGGAAGAGGCTACAGAATTGATTCATTGGCAGAATGGGATTGATATGAGCAGAGATTTGAGGGGAGAGGAATAAGAGTGGGATACctagaaagcaagaaagaataaTAGCAACAGCTAAAATTGCAAACTTtgaggttttcaaagtgcttggCTTGACATGAATTATGTCACTGGATCTGAGTGCAAAGTACACCAGACTTAGAAAGATGGTCATTCAGATCATGGCTCCCATCACTAATTAGTAACtgggtagcatagtggatagagtggaaGACCTGGAGATAGGAaacactgaattcaaatcccctCTCAAATGCTAATTAAGTATATGTCTTTAGGGAGGTCACTAATGCTTTCTGAAAGTCACTtatctttcctcatctgtaaaatggacactTAAacctttatctgcctcagtttctccataggtacaataggtataataatagcacctatcttacagagttgttatgaggattgaagaaaattatgttatatacatgcatatataatatgttgCATACTTtgtaaagctttatataaatactGTCTTTCATTATTAGTAGTGAACACACTACACAAGTCCCCAAAATTCTCTGAGTCAGCTTCCTGGCCATCAGATGGTAGTAAGAATGCTTAGATTACTTACTTCATAGGATCATtctatggaaagtgttttataaattgtaaagagctttgcaaatataataatataataaataatattggaTTGTAGGCTATTAGATGGGACAAAACTCAGAAGCATTCCAAACTTGAACACATTAGCCAGAGGAACAAGACTCCAGTCCAAAAGTCCTGCCTTGTAGGGCTTCCTGATCAAAAGAACAGAAATTTTCTACTTACAATCCTATCCTTCAGAGAGATgagctcctcctcttccttctttcgaTTTTCAAAGTGAGCCTCAATCAACGTTTGCAGTTCATTCAGGTCCTTCTCCATGCGCTTCCGGTGGATGTCCTGCCAGAGAGGAGGATGTGCTCAGAGAAGCAGAGATTTACAGTCAGAAGGAAATTTAGAGTTCATTAAATtcaattccttattttatagctTGGGAAGAGAAGGTCAATAGAGTAAAAATGGCTTGTTCAATGTCACACAACTGCTAAGTAGctgagagagaatttgaactctggtctctcATTCCAACTCCAATATTCTATGAACTTCACCATTTATCTAGCAAAGCCTCCAGTCCTAAATTAGGATTCCCAAACTTGGAATAGGCATAAGACAGTGGTGAGGAGACATCTCCCAAGCAGACAGTCAAGCACAATGGTGAGCAACAGAAGAACAATCCAAAGCAGATGTTGGCCAGGACCCTTGACACTATTCAGTTGTTTAGGCATGGACCTGCATGTCCTGGAGGGTAGAAGATCATCCCACCCAGATTGACTCCAACCCATACAGAGCTCCCTTCTTGCTCATGAAGGAGAGTTCTCTTGACTTTTTGACCTGCTCTCTGCAGACTCAACACTTACATCAAAATCTACTCTCTCTCCATCAGGGATTTTTGGTGGTATCAAGTTGGGCATGAAAAGCCTGTAAGGAAGAATGAGATGGGATTAGTGAAGATCACCATCATCTTGGTTATAAAGATTTGTGGCTGGAGaggaccatctagtccaactctcccATTTTATGTATGAGAAAAGCTAAGGCCAGACAAGGGGAGTGGCTGATTTGTCTGAAGTCCCAGGAAGTAAGGAGCAAAGCTATTTTATAGGAGACCAGAGTGAGCAGGCAGCATAGATGAcctatttcctttctccaaaCCCCAAGGTTCCAAAACAGTCAATTCTCAACTAACCTCAGGACAGTTACATGGGGTATAGCTTCTTTAACTCCAGCCTTCAAGACATTTTCCTGCTATTTCACCTGtctaatctatattaaattacttaggggaggggaatgagaaagagaaaaataatgaacataaggttttgcaaaggtgaatgttgaaaattatctttgcgcatatatatatatatgtatatatatatatatatatatatacatatatatatatatatatattgctgaggcaattgaggctaaGTGACCTGCCAAGGGTCATAttgctagaaagtgttaagtgtttgaattCAGATGTAGCACAGTTGACAGAGTACCAAGCCTGGAgtctagaagacctgagttcacttcctagctatgaccctgagaagtcacttaaccctgtttgcctcagtttccttttctataaaatgaaatggagaaggaaatggcaaaccactttggtatctttgccaagaaaatatcaaatgggctcacaaagagtcaaTCACAATTGAAATATGTCTTTCAATAGAGAATGGAGTCATAAGATCATAAGCTGATAGTGTTAGAACTGGatagacctcagagatcatctagtctctAGTCtcttttacaggtgaaaaaaccaAACTGAACTCAAAGAAAGATGCTGCCTTATAGATTTGTGGAAGAAAAAAGGTGTTTCAAGGACATGAGGAAGGCAGGACAATATGTTGAAAGTAGGTGGAGGATGTAGGTTCAGATCctgacttactagctgtgtgaatttgaattcatcttttaTCACGTAAGCTTCagtctctttatctgtaaaataaaaagcattgGAGTctaatctctaagatcctttccagctctaaacccCAGTATATGTCTCTATAAGGAATGAGGATTGTAATTAGGACTAATCTCTATTCATTTTAAGAAGCTTACATCGAAATGGAAGGAAAATTGAGGAGCTATTGAGACTCTGGCTGTACTGCATGTTTCCCTCTTCAACTCCCTGCTCTCCATTTCATCTCTAGACAATGTCTGAAGATGGATAAAAGCAGAGTCCTAAAGAACCTTTGATTAGGCACCTTGTTAATGAATGAAGGCTAACACAGAACCCCTGACCTTGGATCTTCCTCACACTATGGAGTTTTCaaatttctcctcctctttctgccACTCCAGGTCCTCCTCCCAAGTGTCCCTATGATCCAGACTGACTCCAGAACCTGGAAAAAATTCTAGTTGGAAAGTTCATACTCATGAGCCAGAGATTCCACTGCTAGCCATATACTCAATGATGCtcattgatcaaaaaaaaaaaaaaaaaaaaaaaaggctccatCAAAACATTTGTCCCTTTTGTTGTAACAAGGAACTGggaacaaaataaatgcttattcattgagGAATGGTTTGAATAAATTTTGGAACATGAAGTGATAGATTATTATAGaatcataagaaataataactacagagaaatatgagaagacttacatgaactgatgcagagagaaataaacaattaaaacCAAAACAATATACAGAATctttataattatacaaatgtaaagaacaaccaccacaaacaaaaatgaatgttgcaaaattacaaaatataagccccaaagaaaatataaagagacATCTTCCCACTGCTTTGCAGAGAGATGTTTATGAAGAAGGGTGAGTGGTGAGGGGTTCCAGGCATGGAACATTACATATAGTACttatttttcaatgtatttatctgttttgctaatttttttcttttaaaaaattttttgctaTATGAGGTGACTgtctgggagggggaagggatggatataggaaaataattagatttgtgtaaaagcaaaataaaaatttatttgttaaaagaaaGTAATTGAGTTCTATCTAGGTATCCCTTCTTCCCTATTTCAGCCTCAGCTGCAGAAAAGGTCTCAGATCTAATTCTCCCTTTGGACAGAAAAGGATTGTCgatcccttctctcttcccactcTCTGGTGTCCCTGAACCAATCTTAGTCATaactatttacatttactctCTCTTATCTTTGAGACATTCTTATCTTTGCTATCTTCTAGCACCCAATCAAAAGGGTTTCATACTCACTTGGGCTTGGGTTTCGATTCCTCCACTGGGCCATCtacaaaagagagaggaaaaacaatTAAGAACTGAGATCTGAATTCTCGTCCTGACCTGCATCTGAGCCTGATCTTTCAAAAATTAAGTCAAGTTGTCAGTTGTGATAACTTAGACAAACAATATCAACCCTCTGGGTTTCAGTTGACttctaattaaaattattctggGCCCATTTATCtgtttcctttcatctcttaACATTCTGTAGTTCTTTAGCAAACAGGGGCACTGCCAGAcagtcattttatcttttttcagcGATGAGGGTCCAATTATTGTTGGCCATCTCCCATTCACTTCAGCTGTTATACACTCTATTCACCAGCTGAGGGCAACTTCAGGAAGATGCCAAATTCTAGAGTTCTCAAAGAGAAGGCAATTTCTATCATCTCTCCTTGTGTCCCTCCTTTTGTGGGTGGCAGGGTTTATCTGATTAGTTTCTAGATCTGGTCAGTGTGGACTTGCCCAATAACGAACTTGATTTGGCTCAACTACCACCCACTTGGAGAACTCTGCCCTCTTACCTTTGAGCTGCATAGACACTCTAATTACATGAACCCTGTATCATGGAGTCAGTcataaaaaaattgattatatattatattacttaaCCATAGGCTCaaataggtaaaataaaaatataatggaaaaatattaggagtaaaatcaaaatacattAGAGCAC
The Sminthopsis crassicaudata isolate SCR6 chromosome 4, ASM4859323v1, whole genome shotgun sequence genome window above contains:
- the TNNT2 gene encoding troponin T, cardiac muscle isoform X4, which codes for MSDTEEVVEEYEEEQEEQEAAAEEEEAEPEVEETKIEETEQQEEEVKEVEDGPVEESKPKPKLFMPNLIPPKIPDGERVDFDDIHRKRMEKDLNELQTLIEAHFENRKKEEEELISLKDRIENRRAERAEQQRIRSEREKERQNRLAEEKARREEEENRRKAEDDARKKKALSNMMHFGGYIQKTERKTGKRQTEREKKKKILAERRKVLAIDHLNEDQLREKAKDLWQTIYNLEAEKFDLQERFKQQKYEINVLRNRINDNQKVSKTRGKAKVTGRWK
- the TNNT2 gene encoding troponin T, cardiac muscle isoform X2, producing MGGEEGKQEAAAEEEEAEPEVEETKIEETEQQEEEVKEVEDGPVEESKPKPKLFMPNLIPPKIPDGERVDFDDIHRKRMEKDLNELQTLIEAHFENRKKEEEELISLKDRIENRRAERAEQQRIRSEREKERQNRLAEEKARREEEENRRKAEDDARKKKALSNMMHFGGYIQKTERKTGKRQTEREKKKKILAERRKVLAIDHLNEDQLREKAKDLWQTIYNLEAEKFDLQERFKQQKYEINVLRNRINDNQKVSKTRGKAKVTGRWK
- the TNNT2 gene encoding troponin T, cardiac muscle isoform X3, translating into MPNLIPPKIPDGERVDFDDIHRKRMEKDLNELQTLIEAHFENRKKEEEELISLKDRIENRRAERAEQQRIRSEREKERQNRLAEEKARREEEENRRKAEDDARKKKALSNMMHFGGYIQKTERKTGKRQTEREKKKKILAERRKVLAIDHLNEDQLREKAKDLWQTIYNLEAEKFDLQERFKQQKYEINVLRNRINDNQKVSKTRGKAKVTGRWK
- the TNNT2 gene encoding troponin T, cardiac muscle isoform X1, whose translation is MKSNHSLPFSHNPEQEAAAEEEEAEPEVEETKIEETEQQEEEVKEVEDGPVEESKPKPKLFMPNLIPPKIPDGERVDFDDIHRKRMEKDLNELQTLIEAHFENRKKEEEELISLKDRIENRRAERAEQQRIRSEREKERQNRLAEEKARREEEENRRKAEDDARKKKALSNMMHFGGYIQKTERKTGKRQTEREKKKKILAERRKVLAIDHLNEDQLREKAKDLWQTIYNLEAEKFDLQERFKQQKYEINVLRNRINDNQKVSKTRGKAKVTGRWK